GAAGATGCCAAAGCCGTTATTGAGTGCAGTCGCTGGCAATTCCCCGATGTATTCGCCTGGCTGAAAGATAATGGCAATGTAGCTGCGCGGGAAATGTACCGCACCTTTAACTGCGGGGTCGGCATGGTGGTTTGTGTCGCCGAGCAGGAGGTCGAAAAAACCATTGATTTTCTAAGGGGCGAAGGTGAACAAGCGTTTATCATCGGCCAGATTGAGACTGCAACGGCAGGCGAAGAACGCGTCGAACTGCGCAATATCTAGGTGGTAGCGGTGAGCTCAGAGTCTACTCAAACGTGTCGGGTCGTGGTTCTTATCTCCGGTAGCGGAAGTAATTTACAGGCGATCATTGATCAGCAGGATGCTGGTAACCTTCCCATACAAATCGTGGCTGTTATCAGTAACAAAGCCGATGTTTATGGTTTAACACGAGCCAAAAACCACGGCATCGCCACCCGTGTTCTGAACCACAAAGATTTCGAAAGCCGTGAAAGTTTCGACGCAGCCCTTGTGACAGAAATCGATTCCTTCCGCCCCGACCTTGTTGTGCTAGCCGGTTTTATGCGTATTCTCACGCCCGCTTTTACCCTGCACTACCAGGGCCGTATGCTCAACATTCATCCGTCACTATTACCCAAATATCAAGGGCTGCATACCCACCAGCGCGCCATTGATGCAGGAGACACTGAGCACGGAGTTTCAGTGCATTTTGTAACCGCAGAGTTGGATGGTGGCCCGGTGGTGGGGCAAACCAGGGTACCGGTGCTAGCCGGCGATACCGCAGAAAGCCTCGCAGCTCGCGTATTGCAGCAAGAACATAAACTGTACCCAGAAGTTATCAGGTGGTTTGCTGAAGGTCGATTGAAAATGTATAAAGG
The DNA window shown above is from Alteromonadaceae bacterium 2753L.S.0a.02 and carries:
- a CDS encoding phosphoribosylglycinamide formyltransferase-1, producing MSSESTQTCRVVVLISGSGSNLQAIIDQQDAGNLPIQIVAVISNKADVYGLTRAKNHGIATRVLNHKDFESRESFDAALVTEIDSFRPDLVVLAGFMRILTPAFTLHYQGRMLNIHPSLLPKYQGLHTHQRAIDAGDTEHGVSVHFVTAELDGGPVVGQTRVPVLAGDTAESLAARVLQQEHKLYPEVIRWFAEGRLKMYKGLALLDGEPVSLRSPL